CTGATAGGGGGCGCCGGGACCAGGGCGGGTCAAGACCTGCGGCTGCATCTAGGGGGTGATCTCGGCCATGTCACGGGGCCGGAAATCGACGAAGTTGCGCTCGTAGAGCGAGTACACGAACGAGAGGGCGGCGGCTCCGAAGCGCTTCTCGATGTCGGCGAGCGTGGTCTTGCCGTCGAAGGCGTACAGCAGGGTGCCGGCCTTCTTGGTCACGGGGATGACGTGGGTCTGTCGGATGAGCGACCAGCCGAAGTCTTCTTCGCGGATGTCGTACTTGGGAAGCGGGCAGAGGTCTTCTTCGAGGGTGACCTCGAGCAGAGCGGGCGGCTCCACGGGAAGGGGCGAACCGATGAGCGGGTCGTGGTCGACCCCCAGGAGCTCGGCTTCCGAGCGGCATCCACCGGGGCAGAAGGTGACCTTGCTGCACGTCGTGCAGGCGCTCGGCAGACGGTTGCGCCACGCGCGCATGGCCTTTCCACGCCAGATGTCGAGAACTTTGTGCTCGAGAACGTTCCCCACCCGAGTTGGCGAGTGGTCGCAGGGTCGCATCTGGCCCCACGGATCGACGGCGCAGTAGGTGATGCCCGCTGAGCAGCCTTGCGAGAACGACTCGTTGTAACAGGCGGGCACGCAGGTTCCGAGGGCCACGTTGTAGCCGAGCTGGCGCATGTCGTCGAGCGATGCCAGCGCTGCCTTGAGCGTGTCGCGATCGGGTTCCACGTCGGGGCGGGGCGGTCCGACGTAGCGGTTGAATACGGCGTGCCGGGCCCCTCGGCGGTTTGCGAGGTCGACCAGTGCCTCGGCGTGGGCTGCGTTCTGGCGCGTGATCACGGTGCTCGTGTTCACCTCGAGGCCGGTGGCGGCCACCAGCTCGATGGTCTTCACCACCTCGTCGAACTCTTCCGCGTTGCCGGTGAAGGCGCCGTGGGTCTCCGCATCGTGGCCGTGCAGGTAGACGAGGAACGACTGGATGTAGGTGAGCTTCTTGAGCCCGAGCAGGAGGCTCGGACGATCTGACCACACGCCCGTCGTGAAGATGTGGTAGGGGCGCTTGGCGCGCTCGAGATGGTCGAGGATCTCGAGGAGGTCGGGTCGGGTCGTGGGTTCGCCTCCGCACACGCGGAACTCGCTGACGTACGCGCCCAGCTTCTCGACGACATCGCCCCACTGTGACGGCGTCAGCGGAGGGCGCGTCTCACCCTTGAAATAGGCGTGGCCAGACCACGCCGGACCGGCGGGAGTGACTTCGAGGGCCGCGACGACGGGCCCCCTGAGCTCGAGCATGGGCAGGTTCTCTCTACGCGGCTAGAAGATGAAGTCGCCGGGCACCACGTTGGTGTGCGGGACCGTGAACGTAGGG
This genomic interval from Pseudomonadota bacterium contains the following:
- a CDS encoding radical SAM protein, with protein sequence MLELRGPVVAALEVTPAGPAWSGHAYFKGETRPPLTPSQWGDVVEKLGAYVSEFRVCGGEPTTRPDLLEILDHLERAKRPYHIFTTGVWSDRPSLLLGLKKLTYIQSFLVYLHGHDAETHGAFTGNAEEFDEVVKTIELVAATGLEVNTSTVITRQNAAHAEALVDLANRRGARHAVFNRYVGPPRPDVEPDRDTLKAALASLDDMRQLGYNVALGTCVPACYNESFSQGCSAGITYCAVDPWGQMRPCDHSPTRVGNVLEHKVLDIWRGKAMRAWRNRLPSACTTCSKVTFCPGGCRSEAELLGVDHDPLIGSPLPVEPPALLEVTLEEDLCPLPKYDIREEDFGWSLIRQTHVIPVTKKAGTLLYAFDGKTTLADIEKRFGAAALSFVYSLYERNFVDFRPRDMAEITP